The following are encoded together in the Malaya genurostris strain Urasoe2022 chromosome 3, Malgen_1.1, whole genome shotgun sequence genome:
- the LOC131439120 gene encoding mediator of RNA polymerase II transcription subunit 12 isoform X1, giving the protein MNALGGTRGERNAKPKFAALDINKLYSTSRGESLEPSTQKSAAPRKHGMQSLGKVPSARRPPANLPSLKAEISTPSDQQGTWGNEAGDNQNNNSSITTTPAATSSQAASSSGSSSLNNNTSVSTGGVHISPHTNNQQIHHPNASSSSQWSSNEFPSLDGTGQYGPNSKQQPHHYDGNDGRSASQYMDGPQVSLRPQTDAASWMQQQQQGSGSGSNVGGMNGPNSNQQGQGHQQQQQQQQQQTPLPPQFRALMPPFMYRGSGGAGGNSVTPPPSNEEMSRGGRDGGGGGGSGSGGRNNSNSAYNSMLPSFVQPSSNHHPSQGSSFSPTQSGGRYRDSFAGARRNQMQPPRLANRQQQQQQQQQQQQHTPQHQHDDPRVQQTAPPYVEPDIVVQRPIIRDEELQRIEAISKDEGWAKDDEIDYNQKLQFSDDESEPSPAKEVQPVAQTTTHEKNHIPQSQTQQQPPQHQQQQQQPQQQQQQQQQQQQQQQQQLQSQQDDEKRMTWSREVDREYDRFDQERSDIERQERDREQQQSSVRSTQQNGHVGGRGGLDAEAKERLKQRREEDQRREMERKQAAAKKLLELEQKLNRKKSEDTGVSPSGPSVKDEDEHEREQLASGYSDSTEGKDRNSSGSRGDREKVDSKEQRDRDRERYEYGRHDRYDRDRPDPTREGWDMPAFSKTFQTNLPPRFMKRKLERNPSGNSLQGSHFAARDQPNSRNSTSTANQGSTVQSQPQPQQQGDGKSVPFAQQYDPRFIHSQQSYGKTQSTGGSQRRGGPGDDGTRGRDYRDRGDEREMLRDRDRDRDREMIPREIMKRRIDSEEDDRFSSSGRESSSKLSGGRTTPQLVRSVSDTSQRKTSVSSDDNCRQMEHYTSTKESMGSWESEVEKEDRRQVEAAVVLAKESQMQQFHQQQQPTDNRRTSESSVISEGEPKQILHRIKESSPSLSEEPSRAETAADEIKSNEPKLQLNAWEDTVEAWGDGNEASTKSHDLSLTSADEKKNASGSDGVKAESISGRISESDSKMNTSQGSAASGKESDDSKYGSKKPVHQRLAGRHESRGGGHSRGGYGSGYPRGGGSWGRRGGGGGGNSRMGHGRNYNQDYWSESDYSEDGEEEFKKDGKYERKDGSHYRHGNSSGGQGHNIKEGFAPRGEPSRRGRGGMSSSVGGPGFRKPTVGKKIDGYGPPSSKSPFGSNEEKVDSKHQSTGKDVKLSEQANCSEDRTKQKQAALSAGLTNKPTGPKLPQRSPSGSMKPPGKPAEETISDQEKLKVTDKLPMDKKPRNDSKNETHDEKVSKEKVKTDSENHDSEEKEGVKGGVNRIKQQQQQQPHSSKGVQQQSAGLLGKSSAPVKSVVTTIAGQTVTTTQKHTTAVVVGAQPKANQDIRNQANNVRSPNLIAPRLVKQKDRSREGGFQESQQSGTETNDSEANVTSNMIPQQTQSLPDKVATLNINTTKTDTSKQLLDGTTPPVNTIIFENRNYKSSSAATVSTVVVQQHHHVQQQQQQQQQQQQQQQQVQQQSQLQGAPPPQMKRQHSGGPNVPLVALQQQQQQQQQQQQTIIHMGKPDHQVRHPSQEEAFKSSGGIQSTTGSMPEMMEQPPQPQRPHSANGPPQQQQPQIQQQQPSQASLQQPTSQQGQSNSQTDAISNALQGMTFQKPADADYDKEIKPFSFENDYSQLIEAKQKAAGLCLPKTQNMISPSTAELNLKIASVKKVWEMPTVAEHTGDDPTSAAAAAVHLAANFAAVSSQHQQHLHQFQHSHGNLSHSHPVHTLTAATGQSYASSFGQEQASLEHFGKPSNEGVTGTDVDTGYNSQQHTIVGQGNVQHQASNMNMKHAADVLANNAQVCKVKPTQQNMHQSTGLGLSPPPMQQGNMPSAPQTYYPPSQYGMSTIPSPPAVIYNSSAMPSQGGLYNPFQIEAAGRSQFSQFPAPYGTTGTTPYNAYMTTPPNLQTAPTPDMYQSLASQFRMSGAVQSPYNPSPSQQLNNPSTMLISSSTNSLMSSSVKPSSQQIGAIGSKSGSVGQPYGQQYMGMFQPAPLQNNNYYSNSAGGQSGFFGGAGATQSFGIQAAAAGMFGGHGGQTPSSAPPQQQLPNYAGTSQYLSSPLLANAAISQQYRGGPTNNPQSAAAAAAAYMKNSQPQSHMQDPNGRQLKSPLNTDGLNNLKQIPPQASPPHHKGYATTTWELQNQLMQQQQQQSQQSNPQQQVSQQQNPSQHPQQQQQMGQPPQSQQPNTNRNMMQPNQQPPVGLGGSGAGGRPPPQGVQGAGMPQRYPSPIQRPTNYSQPPVPGMHQPRPMRQSNHNPGQQQQQQQPPNMAQSMGNPNKHYYGGGNRGGGHVNTINDQNLGGKPGGTNEKPVLDSEVNKDDSKKK; this is encoded by the exons ATGAATGCATTGGGGGGAACTAGGGGGGAGCGAAATGCAAAGCCCAAATTCGCAGCGTTAGATATCAACAAGCTTTATAGCACAAGTCGG GGAGAATCTCTAGAACCATCTACTCAAAAAAGCGCAGCTCCTCGTAAACATGGAATGCAAAGTTTGGGAAAGGTTCCCTCGGCTCGTCGACCGCCAGCAAACCTTCCGTCTCTGAAAGCTGAAATCTCCACACCGTCGGATCAGCAAGGTACCTGGGGTAACGAAGCCGGAGATAACCAGAACAATAACTCTAGTATTACTACAACACCCGCAGCAACATCGTCACAAGCAGCATCCTCTAGTGGCAGCAGCAGTCTAAATAACAACACCTCCGTTAGTACTGGAGGTGTGCACATTTCTCCCCACACAAATAATCAGCAGATCCACCACCCTAACGCTTCGTCCTCATCGCAATGGAGTTCG AACGAGTTCCCCTCCCTGGATGGCACTGGTCAGTATGGTCCGAACAGCAAACAACAACCCCATCACTACGATGGCAACGACGGTCGATCGGCAAGTCAGTATATGGATGGTCCGCAGGTCAGTTTGAGACCACAGACGGATGCTGCCAGTTGGatgcaacaacagcagcaaggcAGTGGAAGCGGAAGCAACGTAGGCGGTATGAACGGGCCAAACAGCAACCAACAGGGCCAGggccaccaacaacaacaacagcagcagcagcagcaaacaCCACTTCCGCCACAATTCCGAGCTCTGATGCCACCGTTCATGTATCGTGGCAGCGGAGGCGCAGGTGGAAACTCTGTCACTCCACCTCCCTCGAACGAAGAAATGAGTCGTGGTGGCAGAGATGGTGGTGGTGGAGGAGGCAGTGGAAGTGGAGGGCGAAACAACAGCAACAGTGCATACAACAGTATGTTACCAAGTTTTGTTCAACCCTCGTCCAATCATCATCCATCTCAAGGATCAAGTTTTTCACCAACGCAATCTGGTGGTAGATACCGTGATTCCTTTGCTGGAGCGCGTCGAAATCAAATGCAACCTCCGCGACTTGCAAATCgtcagcagcaacagcaacaacagcaacagcagcagcagcacacgCCACAACATCAACACGACGATCCTCGTGTACAACAAACTGCTCCCCCGTACGTAGAACCAGATATTGTTGTTCAGAGGCCTATCATACGCGACGAAGAATTGCAGCGTATTGAGGCGATTTCTAAAGACGAAGGTTGGGCAAAGGACGACGAGATCGATTATAACCAGAAGCTGCAGTTTTCCGATGATGAATCGGAACCAAGTCCCGCAAAAGAGGTGCAACCAGTGGCCCAGACAACAacgcatgaaaaaaatcatataccGCAATCCCAAACACAGCAACAACCACCAcagcatcaacaacaacagcaacagccacaacagcagcagcaacaacaacaacaacaacagcagcaacaacaacaacagttgCAATCACAGCAGGATGATGAAAAACGGATGACTTGGAGCCGGGAGGTGGACCGAGAATACGATAGGTTTGACCAGGAGCGATCGGATATTGAACGACAAGAGCGTGATCGAGAACAACAGCAATCATCAGTACGTTCCACTCAACAAAATGGTCACGTTGGTGGTCGAGGTGGTTTGGATGCGGAAGCAAAGGAACGACTAAAACAACGCCGTGAAGAAGATCAACGACGCGAAATGGAGCGAAAGCAAGCCGCTGCTAAAAAGCTGCTAGAGCTAGAGCAGAAATTGAACCGGAAAAAGTCCGAGGACACAGGAGTATCACCTAGTGGTCCTTCAGTGAAAGATGAAGATGAGCACGAACGTGAACAGCTCGCATCGGGTTATAGCGATTCTACTGAAGGAAAAGATCGTAACAGCTCCGGTAGTCGTGGAGATCGTGAAAAGGTTGATTCGAAGGAGCAACGGGATCGTGATAGGGAACGGTATGAGTACGGGCGACATGATCGATATGATCGCGACAGACCGGATCCAACTCGTGAAGGATGGGATATGCCTGCGTTTTCGAAGACTTTCCAAACAAATTTGCCGCCGCGATTTATGAAACGTAAGCTGGAACGAAACCCCTCTGGTAACAGTTTACAGGGAAGTCACTTTGCCGCCAGAGATCAACCGAATAGTCGCAACAGTACCAGCACTGCCAACCAAGGATCAACCGTTCAATCTCAACCCCAGCCACAGCAGCAGGGTGATGGTAAGAGTGTCCCATTTGCACAGCAGTACGATCCACGTTTTATTCACAGCCAGCAAAGTTACGGAAAAACGCAATCAACCGGTGGATCCCAAAGAAGAGGTGGTCCGGGTGATGATGGAACGCGTGGGCGGGACTACAGAGATCGTGGTGATGAACGGGAAATGCTGCGGGATCGTGATAGAGACCGTGACCGGGAAATGATTCCAAGAGAAATTATGAAGCGTCGGATTGATTCGGAGGAGGATGATCGATTCAGCAGCAGTGGCAGGGAGTCCTCGAGCAAACTGAGCGGTGGTCGAACGACTCCACAACTGGTCAGAAGTGTTTCGGACACATCGCAACGTAAAACCAGCGTCTCTAGTGATGATAATTGTCGTCAGATGGAACATTATACTAGCACGAAGGAATCCATGGGTTCGTGGGAATCTGAAGTGGAAAAAGAAGATCGCAGACAAGTGGAAGCGGCAGTTGTGCTTGCTAAAGAAAGTCAGATGCAGCAGTTCCACCAGCAGCAACAACCGACGGATAATCGTCGAACGTCAGAGTCGTCGGTAATATCTGAGGGTGAACCGAAGCAAATTCTTCATCGAATCAAAGAATCGTCACCATCGCTTTCTGAGGAACCAAGTAGAGCAGAGACAGCCGCCGATGAGATAAAATCCAATGAACCCAAGTTACAATTGAATGCCTGGGAAGATACTGTTGAAGCTTGGGGAGATGGAAATGAAGCGTCAACAAAATCACACGATTTGAGTTTGACGTCAGCagatgagaaaaaaaatgcttcCGGGTCTGATGGAGTGAAAGCCGAATCAATAAGTGGAAGAATATCTGAGTCGGATAGCAAAATGAATACTTCCCAGGGAAGTGCTGCTAGTGGTAAGGAATCAGACGATAGTAAATATGGATCCAAAAAACCGGTGCATCAGAGATTGGCAGGCAGACATGAATCGCGTGGTGGAGGTCATTCAAGAGGGGGCTACGGCAGTGGATATCCTCGCGGCGGTGGTAGCTGGGGTCGAAGAGGTGGTGGAGGTGGTGGGAATTCTCGAATGGGACATGGAAGAAATTATAACCAAGACTATTGGAGTGAGTCGGATTATTCGGAGGATGGCGAGGAAGAATTTAAAAAAGATGGAAAGTACGAACGGAAGGACGGTAGTCATTATAGGCACGGTAATTCATCTGGCGGACAAGGACATAATATAAAAGAAGGATTTGCTCCTCGTGGAGAGCCATCTCGCCGCGGACGAGGGGGAATGAGTTCTTCGGTGGGCGGACCCGGATTCCGTAAACCGACTGTTGGTAAAAAGATAGACGGTTACGGGCCGCCCAGTTCGAAAAGTCCTTTCGGAAGCAATGAAGAAAAGGTTGACTCGAAGCACCAGTCAACTGGGAAGGACGTTAAGTTATCCGAGCAAGCCAACTGCAGTGAAGATCGTACGAAACAAAAACAAGCAGCACTAAGTGCTGGTCTGACAAACAAACCCACGGGTCCGAAATTGCCGCAGAGAAGCCCTTCGGGCAGTATGAAGCCTCCGGGAAAACCAGCGGAAGAGACAATTTCTGATCAAGAAAAATTGAAGGTAACAGATAAGTTGCCTATGGATAAAAAACCTCGTAATGACAGTAAAAACGAAACGCACGACGAAAAAGTTAGcaaagaaaaagttaaaacagACAGCGAAAATCACGATTCAGAAGAAAAAGAAGGAGTCAAAGGAGGAGTTAATCGTAtcaaacagcagcagcagcagcaacctcATTCTTCGAAAGGTGTacaacaacaatcggctggactACTGGGCAAATCTTCTGCACCTGTGAAATCCGTTGTTACGACTATCGCAGGCCAAACTGTTACAACGACTCAAAAACATACAACGGCTGTTGTTGTTGGAGCTCAACCTAAAGCAAATCAAGATATTCGTAACCAGGCGAACAATGTCCGTTCACCCAATCTTATTGCTCCACGTCTAGTAAAACAAAAAGATAGATCACGAGAGGGCGGATTCCAGGAGAGCCAGCAAAGTGGAACGGAAACAAACGACTCTGAGGCGAATGTTACTTCAAATATGATACCACAACAAACCCAGTCGCTACCGGATAAAGTGGCCACACTGAATATAAATACTACCAAGACTGATACTAGTAAGCAACTTCTGGATGGTACCACACCACcggtaaacacgatcatttttgaGAACCGAAATTACAAATCATCTTCTGCGGCGACAGTTTCTACAGTAGTAGTGCAACAGCATCATCATgttcagcagcaacagcagcagcagcaacaacaacagcaacagcagcagcaagttCAGCAACAAAGCCAATTACAAGGAGCACCTCCGCCTCAAATGAAACGACAACATTCTGGAGGTCCCAATGTGCCTCTGGTAGCtcttcagcagcagcagcaacaacaacaacaacagcaacagacAATTATTCACATGGGAAAACCCGATCATCAGGTGCGACATCCGTCCCAAGAGGAAGCGTTCAAATCAAGTGGTGGCATTCAATCCACTACTGGGTCAATGCCGGAAATGATGGAACAACCACCACAGCCCCAGCGTCCTCATTCGGCAAACGGGCCaccgcaacaacaacaaccacaaattcaacagcaacaacCAAGCCAAGCGTCTTTGCAACAGCCAACGTCCCAGCAAGGCCAGTCGAACTCACAAACCGATGCAATTTCGAATGCTCTCCAGGGAATGACTTTCCAAAAACCAGCGGATGCCGATTATGATAAGGAAATCAAACCATTTTCATTCGAGAATGATTATTCGCAGCTTATCGAAGCGAAACAAAAAGCAGCTGGTCTCTGTCTTCCTAAAACGCAAAATATGATTTCTCCGTCAACGGCCGAGCTTAATTTGAAAATAGCTAGCGTGAAGAAGGTTTGGGAGATGCCAACGGTTGCGGAACACACTGGTGATGATCCCACTAGCGCTGCGGCAGCTGCAGTACATTTGGCAGCAAATTTCGCAGCCGTTTCGTCACAGCATCAGCAACATTTACACCAGTTCCAACATTCTCATGGTAACCTTTCTCATAGCCATCCTGTTCACACACTGACTGCGGCAACCGGGCAGTCATACGCTAGTAGCTTTGGACAAGAACAAGCTTCGCTTGAACATTTCGGTAAACCAAGTAACGAAGGAGTGACTGGAACCGATGTTGACACCGGTTACAACTCTCAACAGCATACCATTGTCGGACAAGGAAATGTTCAGCATCAAGCATCTAACATGAACATGAAACACGCAGCGGATGTGCTGGCAAACAATGCCCAAGTATGCAAAGTGAAACCAACGCAACAAAATATGCATCAATCTACTGGATTGGGCCTTTCGCCACCTCCAATGCAACAAGGCAATATGCCATCCGCACCACAAACATACTATCCACCCTCTCAGTACGGTATGTCTACCATTCCTTCGCCACCGGCAGTGATCTATAATTCTTCAGCAATGCCTTCACAAGGTGGTCTCTATAATCCATTCCAAATTGAAGCAGCTGGTCGTTCGCAGTTCTCCCAATTTCCAGCTCCCTATGGCACCACGGGCACCACTCCGTACAATGCTTACATGACTACTCCTCCAAATCTTCAAACCGCTCCGACCCCAGATATGTACCAGAGTCTAGCATCGCAGTTCCGCATGAGTGGCGCCGTCCAGTCCCCTTACAATCCGTCGCCTTCGCAACAACTGAACAATCCAAGCACAATGCTTATTTCATCCAGCACAAACTCACTCATGTCATCGTCGGTGAAACCTTCGTCCCAACAAATCGGTGCAATTGGTTCTAAGAGTGGTTCCGTTGGCCAACCGTACGGCCAGCAATACATGGGCATGTTTCAACCAGCACCGCTTCAGAATAATAACTACTACTCAAACTCAGCTGGTGGGCAGAGTGGATTTTTTGGCGGTGCCGGAGCTACACAAAGTTTCGGCATCCAGGCGGCTGCTGCTGGTATGTTCGGTGGTCATGGAGGACAGACTCCGTCCAGTGCTCCTCCACAACAACAGTTGCCCAATTATGCCGGTACATCGCAGTATCTTAGTTCACCACTACTGGCCaatgctgccatttcgcaacagTACCGGGGAGGACCAACTAATAATCCACAGTCGGCGGCGGCAGCGGCAGCTGCCTACATGAAGAACAGTCAGCCCCAATCGCACATGCAGGATCCC